A single genomic interval of Zobellia nedashkovskayae harbors:
- a CDS encoding tRNA1(Val) (adenine(37)-N6)-methyltransferase — MKVGTDGVLLGSWASIDNNLETILDIGAGTGLIALMMAQRSTAETIDALEIDEDAYEQCVSNFDSSDWADRLFCYHAGLDEFVDEWEEPYDLIVSNPPFYSEEVSSGDASRDKARQNQSLPFDELLEGVSKLMAPKGSFATIIPFKEEIGFLQLAKTFKLYPRRITRVKGNATSEIKRSLIQFGFEKLELEINELIIEIIRHEYTEDYISLTKDFYLKM; from the coding sequence ATGAAAGTAGGTACAGATGGCGTCTTATTGGGGTCTTGGGCATCTATAGATAATAACCTGGAGACCATATTAGATATTGGTGCAGGTACAGGGCTGATAGCGTTAATGATGGCCCAACGTAGTACCGCCGAAACTATAGATGCGTTGGAAATAGATGAAGATGCTTATGAGCAATGTGTTTCCAATTTTGATAGTTCTGATTGGGCCGATAGGCTTTTTTGCTATCATGCAGGCCTGGATGAGTTTGTTGATGAGTGGGAAGAGCCTTATGATTTAATAGTGTCTAATCCGCCTTTCTATTCCGAAGAAGTTTCCAGTGGAGATGCTTCGCGAGATAAAGCGAGACAAAATCAATCCTTACCGTTTGATGAATTGTTAGAAGGTGTATCAAAACTAATGGCTCCAAAAGGTTCGTTTGCAACGATAATTCCTTTTAAAGAAGAAATAGGGTTTTTGCAATTAGCCAAAACTTTCAAATTATATCCAAGACGCATTACTAGGGTTAAAGGGAATGCCACTTCTGAAATTAAACGTAGTTTGATTCAGTTTGGTTTTGAAAAACTGGAGCTTGAAATCAATGAGCTAATTATTGAAATAATCAGGCACGAGTACACCGAAGACTATATTTCATTGACTAAAGATTTTTATTTAAAAATGTAA
- a CDS encoding 30S ribosomal protein S16, whose product MPVKIRLQRHGKKGKPFYWIVAADARAKRDGKFLEKLGIYNPNTNPATIELKIDDAVKWLQNGAQPTDTAKAILSYRGVLLKHHLLGGVRKGALTEEQAEEKFTAWLEEKEGKIASKVGGLDQAKADAKAEALKAEKEVNEKRAQAAAEAALPEAPEGEEAEAEVAATEEAPSVEAEASKEEE is encoded by the coding sequence ATGCCAGTTAAAATTAGATTACAAAGACACGGTAAAAAAGGAAAACCATTTTATTGGATAGTTGCTGCAGATGCAAGAGCTAAAAGAGATGGTAAATTCTTAGAAAAATTGGGTATTTATAACCCAAACACTAACCCTGCTACTATTGAATTAAAAATAGATGACGCAGTAAAGTGGTTACAAAACGGTGCACAACCAACTGATACAGCTAAGGCAATTCTTTCTTATAGAGGTGTGCTTTTAAAGCATCACTTACTAGGTGGTGTTCGTAAAGGTGCATTAACCGAAGAGCAAGCTGAAGAAAAATTCACTGCTTGGTTAGAAGAAAAAGAAGGTAAGATTGCTTCTAAAGTTGGTGGTTTAGACCAAGCGAAAGCTGATGCTAAAGCAGAAGCTTTGAAAGCTGAAAAAGAAGTAAACGAAAAGAGAGCACAAGCAGCTGCTGAAGCCGCATTGCCAGAAGCACCGGAAGGTGAAGAAGCAGAGGCAGAAGTTGCAGCAACTGAAGAGGCTCCATCTGTAGAGGCAGAAGCTTCTAAAGAAGAAGAATAA
- a CDS encoding sugar phosphate isomerase/epimerase family protein, producing MQNDSKAGRRKFLKNTLTVAAGSTLITPSLFGAPSILKHYNKPNSKFNGVQIGVITYSFRSMEDQSAEATLQYILDCGINAIELIGDPAETFAGRPENKLNRTVFSGLMKKKRSGSITNDEAKELAEIQAEQAAYNAQVTEWRKTADMKRFEKFRKMYNDAGVEIYAFKPRNTFGKDNSDADIDWGMKTAKVLGASHVTVEHPSDDATTLRLGNFAKKHGIYVGYHGHEQQTPTLWDTALEQSKYNALNLDLGHFVAAGNAAPLDIIKSKHEHIKSMHLKDRQTPEHGKGNLVWGSGDTPLPAALQLIRDNKYNFPGTVELEYDIPEGSNAVAEVQKCLAFCENALK from the coding sequence ATGCAGAACGATTCAAAGGCCGGAAGGCGTAAATTTTTGAAAAACACCCTAACGGTAGCAGCAGGCTCAACTCTGATTACCCCGTCTCTTTTTGGAGCTCCATCCATCTTAAAACATTATAACAAACCGAACTCTAAATTTAATGGAGTACAAATAGGCGTTATCACCTATTCCTTTAGAAGCATGGAGGACCAAAGTGCAGAAGCTACATTACAATATATTTTAGATTGCGGTATAAATGCCATTGAACTAATAGGTGACCCAGCAGAGACTTTTGCAGGAAGACCGGAAAACAAGTTGAATAGAACTGTGTTTTCTGGATTGATGAAGAAGAAACGAAGTGGAAGCATTACAAATGACGAAGCTAAAGAACTTGCAGAAATACAAGCGGAACAAGCCGCATATAACGCACAAGTTACCGAGTGGCGAAAAACTGCGGACATGAAAAGGTTTGAGAAATTCCGTAAAATGTATAATGATGCAGGTGTAGAAATATATGCCTTTAAGCCTAGAAATACATTTGGCAAGGATAATTCTGATGCAGATATTGATTGGGGAATGAAAACGGCAAAAGTTTTAGGAGCTAGTCACGTTACCGTAGAACATCCAAGCGATGATGCTACAACACTTAGGCTAGGAAATTTTGCCAAAAAACACGGTATCTATGTTGGCTATCATGGTCATGAACAACAAACTCCTACCTTATGGGATACCGCCTTAGAGCAATCAAAATACAATGCCTTAAATTTAGATTTAGGTCATTTTGTAGCTGCAGGAAACGCAGCTCCTTTAGATATTATAAAAAGTAAGCATGAGCACATTAAAAGTATGCATCTTAAAGACAGACAAACTCCTGAACATGGTAAGGGCAATTTAGTTTGGGGAAGTGGAGATACTCCGTTGCCAGCTGCTTTGCAATTAATACGTGATAACAAATATAATTTTCCGGGTACAGTAGAACTTGAGTACGATATACCAGAAGGTTCAAATGCCGTAGCAGAAGTTCAAAAGTGCTTGGCTTTCTGCGAGAATGCACTAAAATAA
- a CDS encoding SusC/RagA family TonB-linked outer membrane protein yields the protein MMKKQKLLFALFSLLVMYNATAQTNTITGTVSDHNSLPLPGVNILVQGTTTGTQTDFDGNYTIEASEGQSLLFTYMGQRDKVITVESGQIINVMMEEDAQALDEVVVTALGIKREKKSLGFSQQSIAGEDIVMGKETDISQGLAGKIAGVQLVGSPSSTYEASNIRLRGEVGALYVVDGIKVNSSSDINMEDVANISVLKGIAGTALYGPEARNGAVIITTKTAKSGETKVTLDVATSVSNLYLLPEYQNEYGGGYTQSFSELNGQNIPNYSADESWGPKLDGTLVRHWDSWVPGTSEFGKLRAWSPTTSDVRDFYKTGVTKNITIGFLKGGENYDIKTTINNLNTTLINPNNDRKQTTISMKGNYNVTDKLKFKGVFNYQYRSTFNNPETRGYAGNFNEWWQRQLNIDRLRDYEQNGQIVSWNMRSYDNPTPLYWDSPYFEVYENINNETKNAIYGSIGLEYDINDNLKALVDLRRTFDLTNFDDKRAWGGLSVPWFQELTEQNSFTEAYAQLSYNKNFGDIDVVSSVGGQTNQRKYKWLRAETVGGLQIPGYYSINTSVDTPDYDRDTEEQKLNSLFASASVGYKSMLYLDGSFRRDWGSTATADDNKLNTYGLTGSFIFSQLLNPGGFVSFGKLRAGIGQAPSFPDVYQLQSSYSISNPYGSSVALSVPETLANPLLTGGVREEKEIGMELKFLQNRFGIDFTYFTRNDENLPTDLTLTGATGYAETVGNGSIIETKGWELALNLAPIRTDNFNWDINFNISNFDKKVIKINDIVSSVQVAEGRTAYLVHDANDDWGNIYGYNVVTNDAGVPLINSNGLRVYSDNFEKVGNVQADFNGGLINYFRYKNFNLGISIDFQGGGEYYSVTRQLLAYSGLGDFTVGDNSLGNPLRDPVLDVSGNEVNQVLASNVGTGSGGVLVEGVDEATGNPVSYYTSSYSYFKSMNRKAGEWIYDASYVKLRQLSLGYSIPKKTIEKLPLDAITINLYANNLWLIYSEIDGIDPSEIEAYNSTDDDIRWTENAQDPNQRTFGLGVKLSF from the coding sequence ATGATGAAAAAACAAAAATTATTGTTTGCATTGTTCTCATTACTTGTAATGTACAATGCCACAGCCCAAACAAACACGATTACCGGAACCGTGTCCGACCACAATTCTCTTCCACTCCCAGGTGTTAATATTCTTGTACAAGGTACCACAACGGGAACACAAACAGATTTTGACGGAAACTACACCATTGAAGCAAGCGAAGGCCAAAGCCTGTTATTTACCTATATGGGTCAACGAGACAAAGTAATTACCGTAGAATCTGGCCAGATCATTAATGTTATGATGGAAGAAGATGCTCAGGCCTTGGACGAAGTAGTTGTTACGGCGCTTGGAATAAAAAGAGAAAAAAAGAGCCTAGGATTTTCCCAACAAAGTATTGCCGGTGAAGATATTGTAATGGGTAAAGAAACCGATATCAGTCAAGGTCTTGCTGGAAAGATCGCCGGTGTACAGCTGGTAGGCTCTCCCAGTTCTACTTATGAAGCATCTAATATAAGGTTAAGGGGAGAAGTAGGAGCGCTATATGTAGTTGATGGTATAAAAGTTAACTCCTCTAGTGACATTAACATGGAGGACGTTGCAAATATATCAGTGCTAAAAGGTATTGCAGGTACCGCTTTATATGGTCCCGAAGCCCGAAACGGAGCAGTAATAATAACCACCAAAACAGCAAAGAGTGGAGAAACCAAAGTTACCCTAGACGTTGCAACCTCTGTATCCAACCTTTACTTATTACCTGAATATCAAAATGAATACGGCGGAGGTTACACACAGTCATTTTCAGAATTAAATGGACAAAATATACCCAACTATTCTGCTGATGAATCATGGGGTCCTAAGCTTGATGGTACTTTAGTAAGACATTGGGACAGTTGGGTACCCGGAACTTCTGAATTTGGAAAACTAAGAGCTTGGTCTCCAACAACAAGTGATGTTCGCGATTTTTACAAAACGGGTGTCACTAAAAATATTACAATTGGCTTTTTAAAAGGTGGTGAAAATTATGATATTAAGACTACTATAAACAATCTCAACACCACGCTCATCAACCCTAATAACGATAGAAAGCAAACAACAATTTCCATGAAAGGGAATTACAACGTTACTGACAAACTTAAATTCAAGGGTGTTTTTAACTATCAATATAGATCTACTTTCAACAATCCTGAAACACGAGGATATGCCGGGAATTTTAATGAATGGTGGCAAAGACAATTAAATATTGACCGACTGAGAGACTATGAACAGAATGGTCAAATTGTTTCATGGAACATGAGATCATATGACAATCCAACACCTTTATATTGGGATTCACCCTATTTTGAAGTATATGAAAACATAAATAACGAAACTAAAAATGCAATTTATGGTAGTATAGGATTGGAATATGACATAAATGACAATTTGAAAGCACTAGTTGATCTAAGAAGAACTTTTGACTTAACCAACTTTGATGATAAACGCGCATGGGGAGGTTTATCTGTGCCATGGTTTCAAGAGCTCACTGAACAAAATAGCTTCACGGAAGCGTATGCCCAATTAAGTTATAACAAAAATTTTGGAGATATAGATGTCGTTTCTAGCGTAGGGGGACAAACAAACCAAAGAAAATATAAATGGTTAAGGGCAGAAACCGTAGGAGGATTACAAATACCGGGCTACTACAGCATTAATACTTCTGTAGACACTCCTGACTATGACAGAGACACGGAAGAGCAAAAATTAAATTCGCTCTTTGCATCTGCTTCAGTCGGATACAAAAGCATGCTTTATTTAGACGGTTCTTTTAGAAGGGATTGGGGATCAACAGCAACAGCAGATGACAATAAATTGAACACTTATGGGTTAACCGGTAGTTTTATTTTCTCCCAACTACTTAATCCTGGAGGTTTTGTCAGCTTTGGTAAATTACGTGCCGGTATTGGCCAAGCGCCTAGTTTCCCAGATGTTTATCAACTTCAAAGCTCCTACTCTATTTCTAATCCTTATGGCTCAAGCGTTGCATTAAGTGTTCCTGAAACATTGGCCAATCCATTATTAACCGGTGGTGTAAGGGAAGAAAAAGAAATTGGTATGGAATTAAAATTCCTTCAAAATAGATTTGGAATTGACTTTACCTATTTCACAAGGAATGACGAAAATCTTCCAACAGATCTCACCTTAACCGGAGCTACCGGCTATGCGGAAACGGTAGGTAACGGATCTATAATAGAGACCAAGGGCTGGGAATTAGCTTTAAATCTAGCTCCAATTAGAACGGATAATTTTAACTGGGACATAAATTTTAATATTTCCAATTTTGATAAAAAAGTAATAAAGATTAATGACATCGTATCATCCGTACAAGTTGCAGAAGGTAGAACTGCATATCTAGTACATGATGCAAATGACGATTGGGGAAATATTTATGGTTATAATGTAGTGACCAATGATGCCGGAGTACCCCTAATTAATAGCAATGGCCTTCGAGTGTATTCGGACAATTTTGAAAAAGTTGGTAATGTACAGGCAGATTTTAACGGGGGACTTATCAATTATTTTCGTTACAAGAACTTTAACCTAGGTATATCTATAGATTTTCAAGGTGGTGGCGAATACTATTCCGTCACTAGACAACTATTGGCCTATTCAGGTCTGGGAGACTTTACAGTTGGTGACAATAGCCTGGGCAACCCTCTAAGAGACCCTGTATTAGATGTTAGCGGCAATGAAGTTAACCAAGTACTAGCCTCAAATGTAGGAACTGGCTCTGGAGGTGTCCTTGTAGAAGGTGTAGATGAAGCTACAGGAAACCCTGTTTCTTATTATACAAGCTCATATTCCTATTTCAAGAGCATGAACAGAAAAGCGGGCGAGTGGATTTATGACGCCAGCTATGTTAAGCTTAGGCAATTGTCTCTGGGGTACAGTATTCCAAAAAAGACAATTGAAAAATTGCCTTTAGATGCAATCACGATTAACCTATATGCTAACAACTTATGGTTAATCTATTCAGAAATAGATGGTATTGACCCTTCTGAAATTGAGGCTTACAATAGTACTGATGACGATATTCGTTGGACAGAAAATGCACAAGACCCCAACCAAAGAACATTTGGCCTAGGTGTTAAACTCTCTTTCTAA
- the rimM gene encoding ribosome maturation factor RimM (Essential for efficient processing of 16S rRNA), which produces MRKEDCFYLGKIVSKYSFKGEVLVKLDADEPEIYENMESVFVLMKGNVLVPFFIDRCRLHKSALLRIDFEEVKDEAAADRIMGHLLYLPLTALPKLEGDKFYFHEVIGFDVIDDTHGNIGKVTGVNDTTSQAIFEIEKDGKEILVPIIDEIVKKVDRDNMVVHVSTPEGLVDLYLG; this is translated from the coding sequence ATGCGTAAGGAAGATTGTTTCTACCTCGGTAAGATCGTTTCTAAATATAGTTTTAAGGGTGAGGTACTAGTTAAACTAGATGCCGATGAACCTGAAATCTATGAAAATATGGAATCAGTATTTGTCTTGATGAAAGGCAATGTACTGGTTCCATTTTTTATTGATAGATGTCGCCTGCATAAATCAGCACTTTTAAGAATAGATTTCGAAGAGGTGAAAGATGAAGCAGCTGCTGACCGTATTATGGGTCACTTACTTTATTTGCCCTTGACAGCTTTGCCTAAATTAGAAGGTGATAAGTTTTACTTTCACGAGGTTATTGGGTTTGATGTGATAGATGATACTCATGGCAATATTGGCAAAGTAACCGGAGTAAACGATACAACCTCTCAAGCTATTTTTGAAATAGAAAAAGACGGGAAAGAAATCTTGGTACCAATTATAGATGAAATCGTGAAGAAAGTTGACCGCGATAATATGGTAGTTCACGTTAGTACTCCAGAGGGTCTTGTAGACTTATATTTAGGATAA
- a CDS encoding acyl-CoA dehydrogenase family protein: MRPDLFEAPDYYNLDDLLSEEHKLVRDAARQWVKRDVSPIIEEYAQKAEFPKQILGGLAAIGAFGPYIPEEYGGAGLDQISYGLIMQEIERGDSGVRSTASVQSSLVMYPIYTYGSEEQRKKYLPKLASGEMMGCFGLTEPNHGSNPSGMETKFKDMGDHYLLNGAKLWISNSPFADIAVVWAKNEEGRIHGLIVERGMEGFTTPETHNKWSLRASATGELIFDNVKVPKENILPNKSGLGAPLGCLDSARYGIAWGAIGAAMDCYDTALKYAKERIQFGKPIAATQLQQKKLAEMITEITKAQLLAFRLGQLKNEGRATTAQISMAKRNNVDMAINIAREARQVLGGMGITGEYSIMRHMMNLESVITYEGTHDIHLLITGMDITGHSAFK; encoded by the coding sequence ATGAGACCTGATTTGTTCGAAGCGCCAGACTATTACAATCTTGATGACCTTCTTTCTGAAGAGCATAAATTAGTACGCGATGCGGCACGCCAGTGGGTAAAAAGAGATGTCTCACCCATAATTGAAGAATATGCCCAAAAAGCAGAATTTCCGAAGCAAATTCTAGGTGGATTGGCCGCAATAGGGGCATTTGGACCCTATATTCCCGAGGAGTATGGCGGTGCCGGATTAGATCAAATAAGCTACGGACTTATCATGCAAGAAATAGAGCGTGGTGATAGTGGTGTGCGTTCTACAGCTTCGGTACAGTCATCATTGGTAATGTACCCTATCTATACTTACGGGTCCGAAGAACAACGAAAAAAATATTTACCAAAATTGGCTTCGGGTGAAATGATGGGCTGTTTTGGACTTACGGAACCCAACCATGGTTCAAACCCTAGTGGAATGGAAACTAAATTCAAGGATATGGGAGACCATTATCTTTTAAATGGTGCCAAGCTATGGATATCTAACTCACCCTTTGCGGACATTGCCGTGGTATGGGCTAAAAACGAAGAAGGCCGTATTCATGGGCTTATTGTAGAACGTGGTATGGAAGGTTTTACTACTCCCGAGACCCATAATAAATGGTCTTTGCGAGCATCGGCTACCGGAGAATTGATATTTGATAACGTAAAAGTCCCCAAAGAAAATATATTACCCAATAAATCTGGATTAGGAGCACCATTAGGCTGTTTGGATTCTGCTCGTTATGGTATAGCATGGGGAGCCATTGGCGCAGCTATGGATTGTTATGATACGGCTCTTAAATATGCTAAAGAACGTATACAATTTGGCAAACCTATTGCCGCCACCCAACTTCAGCAGAAAAAATTGGCCGAGATGATTACTGAAATTACAAAGGCACAGCTATTAGCTTTTCGTTTGGGTCAATTAAAGAATGAGGGCAGAGCTACAACCGCTCAGATTTCTATGGCCAAGCGTAATAATGTGGATATGGCTATTAATATAGCAAGGGAAGCAAGACAAGTTTTAGGTGGAATGGGAATAACAGGGGAGTATAGCATCATGCGGCACATGATGAACTTAGAGAGTGTAATTACCTATGAAGGTACGCACGATATTCACTTGTTAATTACTGGAATGGATATCACGGGACATTCTGCGTTTAAATAG
- a CDS encoding SusD/RagB family nutrient-binding outer membrane lipoprotein, with protein MKTYSKIIQPILLSLVFLGCENVDFGDTNSDPDVTTTVVSSGLLTFAERYIGDVVTDEMGDLYTQHISQITYTDGSRYTDLSADSDYLYQNPLINLKTIIDFNSDEQYSLEQSAYGSNANQIAVAKILMAYYYQFMTDRWGMMPYTEALQGTENTYPVFDTQEAIYDGLFTDIDDALALIDDGAGPTGDILFGGDMERWKKFANTLKLVMALRLSNIYPDPSGYAATKFNEAVSGAISSHDETIYYPFLSDDNNDNPWQDNFQTREDYAVSDVLIDRLIDDNDSRIAVYAEFTRTSVSLGSPEYLGMPYGIPNSEWLAADVSFISSDVIYESTAPGIIYSYSQIAFSLAEAVQLGWTGGDSSTYFEEGIEASFDLWDAEDADTYIAANPLSTDPETAMQQIAEEKWKALYLQGWESWSEWRRLGYPELEPATLPLNGDDIPVRQGYDVDYPTNNAENYKAAVSAQGPDNLNTNLWWDVPHPITKK; from the coding sequence ATGAAAACATATTCTAAAATTATTCAACCTATCCTTTTATCCCTAGTATTTCTAGGGTGTGAAAATGTGGATTTTGGAGACACCAATTCAGACCCAGACGTTACCACAACGGTAGTCAGCAGCGGCTTACTAACTTTTGCAGAGCGCTACATAGGCGATGTTGTAACAGACGAAATGGGAGACCTATATACCCAACATATATCACAGATCACCTATACAGATGGCTCCAGATATACAGATTTAAGTGCAGACTCCGATTACTTATATCAAAACCCATTAATCAATTTAAAAACGATAATTGATTTTAACTCAGATGAGCAATATTCGCTTGAACAATCTGCTTACGGGTCCAACGCCAACCAAATTGCGGTAGCTAAAATTCTCATGGCCTACTATTACCAATTCATGACCGATCGGTGGGGAATGATGCCTTATACCGAAGCGCTTCAGGGAACTGAAAACACCTATCCTGTTTTTGATACTCAAGAAGCAATCTACGATGGGCTTTTTACCGATATTGATGATGCATTGGCTCTTATAGATGATGGAGCAGGACCAACTGGAGATATTCTTTTTGGAGGAGATATGGAGCGTTGGAAAAAATTTGCCAATACACTTAAATTGGTCATGGCCTTAAGACTATCTAACATCTATCCAGACCCTTCTGGTTATGCGGCCACAAAATTCAATGAGGCCGTCTCAGGTGCTATAAGCTCGCATGATGAAACTATTTATTATCCCTTCCTTTCGGACGACAATAATGACAACCCTTGGCAAGATAATTTTCAAACTCGTGAAGATTACGCTGTAAGCGATGTATTGATTGATAGATTAATTGATGACAACGACTCTAGAATTGCAGTTTATGCGGAGTTCACGAGAACATCCGTCTCTTTAGGGTCCCCTGAATATTTGGGTATGCCCTACGGTATTCCTAATTCTGAATGGTTGGCTGCAGACGTTTCTTTTATCTCTAGCGACGTTATTTATGAAAGTACTGCCCCAGGAATAATTTACAGCTATTCTCAAATTGCTTTTTCTTTGGCAGAAGCGGTACAACTTGGCTGGACAGGTGGTGACTCAAGTACTTATTTCGAAGAAGGAATAGAAGCTTCATTTGATTTATGGGACGCAGAAGATGCCGATACATATATTGCAGCAAATCCTTTGAGTACCGACCCTGAAACCGCAATGCAACAAATAGCTGAAGAAAAATGGAAAGCTCTTTACCTTCAAGGTTGGGAATCCTGGAGTGAGTGGAGAAGACTTGGCTATCCAGAACTTGAACCTGCAACGCTTCCCTTAAATGGAGATGACATTCCGGTTAGACAAGGCTACGACGTTGACTACCCAACAAATAATGCTGAAAATTACAAAGCGGCAGTAAGTGCTCAAGGGCCAGACAATCTAAATACAAATCTATGGTGGGACGTACCGCACCCTATAACTAAAAAATGA